In Debaryomyces hansenii CBS767 chromosome A complete sequence, a genomic segment contains:
- a CDS encoding DEHA2D09812p (weakly similar to CA2152|IPF7899 Candida albicans IPF7899), whose amino-acid sequence MSSIMLSNEVTETLNNRSIPNIDKYLYLRQIIYKNTESEANQLVDNLPLDSEDDELAALMILLKIEFILEFRELDIYEVDSLNKMVSLSSAFPKGPFNVQNNPTRQYIRVKYNDLYNDFQYLFNPTVTIFRFMELVNKKLTTLSNIPDTEDDNVIDLAVDLYLKVVDYCFLAGSDFRKKNILKFLDETLGISQATSVDSTIANRFNKKVDDSIRGIFTLLNEEKFISFTQYETFLTNSKAPIVKKIAKTNSSLLVSNFLENNISLLPKYYMNIHLDKITQLFIIPTDLDIEGLVSQMIINGKLPPGTCIDQMEQTIIFGEFQPEYNNFDTHVQEVSEMVDEIANLIHNTNI is encoded by the coding sequence ATGTCGTCAATAATGTTATCTAATGAGGTTACAGAAACCTTAAATAACCGTTCAATACCCAACATAGacaaatatttgtatttgagacaaattatatataagaaTACCGAGTCAGAGGCTAATCAATTGGTAGATAACTTACCCCTAGATAGCGAAGATGATGAGTTGGCTGCATTGATGATCTTATTGAAGATAGAGTTTATCCTAGAATTCAGAGAATTAGATATCTATGAGGTAGACTCTCTTAATAAAATGGTTCTGCTTTCGAGTGCTTTCCCAAAAGGGCCTTTTAACGTACAGAATAATCCAACTAGACAATATATACGAgtgaaatataatgatttatacAACGATTTCCAATATCTATTCAATCCAACTGTTACAATCTTCAGGTTTATGGAGCTCGtcaataaaaaattaaccACATTGAGTAACATACCTGATACGGAGGATGATAATGTTATAGATTTGGCAGTGGACTTATACTTGAAAGTAGTTGATTATTGTTTCTTGGCAGGGAGTGACTTCAGGAAGAAAAACATATTGAAGTTTCTTGACGAAACATTAGGGATTTCACAAGCAACAAGCGTAGATTCCACAATTGCAAACAGATTTAACAAGAAAGTCGATGATTCGATAAGAGGTATATTCACATTACTTAACGAGGAGAAATTTATCCTGTTCACACAATACGAAACATTTTTGACTAATTCGAAAGCACCAATAGTGAAGAAAATTGCAAAGAccaattcatcattattggtATCAAATTtccttgaaaataatatttcgTTGCTTCCTAAATACTATATGAATATTCACTTGGATAAGATAACCCAATTGTTCATAATACCGACAGATTTGGATATTGAGGGCCTTGTTTCGCAAATGATAATCAATGGAAAATTACCACCAGGTACTTGCATAGATCAAATGGAACAGACTATAATATTTGGCGAATTTCAGCCTGAATACAACAATTTTGATACGCATGTACAAGAGGTTTCTGAAATGGTAGACGAAATagcaaatttaattcataatacaaatatataa
- a CDS encoding DEHA2D09834p (similar to uniprot|Q07551 Saccharomyces cerevisiae YDL124W NADPH-dependent alpha-keto amide reductase) — MSLQGKNFKLSNGNTIPAVGYGVGTKWFKFGRNEIDDNVVNAVQLAIETGAPHIDGAEVYNTNKEIGQSLTNSGVKREDVFVTDKYFAGDGSYQARSTNANPYEALKADLKDLNVDYVDLYLIHAPFVKKETHGFDLAEAWQYLEKLVDDGYAKNIGVSNFAKEDLEVILNSKPKYKPVINQIEYNAYLQNQTPGIVEFSKSNDILVTAYSPLGPLLKGKPGPIDDYVNKLASKYDKTDSQILLRSVLQNGILPITTSSKKERIKASLEIFDFELTKDEVSEINKLGEQKTLRQYWTKEYSKYD, encoded by the coding sequence ATGTCTTTACAAGGAAAGAACTTTAAGCTCTCAAACGGAAACACAATCCCAGCTGTTGGATATGGTGTTGGAACTAAATGGTTCaaatttggaagaaatgaaattgacgATAACGTAGTCAATGCAGTACAACTCGCAATCGAAACTGGAGCACCACATATTGATGGTGCCGAAGTGTACAATACAAACAAAGAGATTGGTCAATCATTGACCAATAGTGGTGTAAAGAGAGAAGATGTATTTGTTACAGACAAGTATTTCGCTGGCGATGGGAGTTACCAAGCAAGATCAACAAATGCCAACCCTTATGAAGCATTGAAGGCAGATTTAAAGGATTTGAACGTTGATTATGTTGATttgtatttaattcatGCTCCTTTCGTTAAGAAGGAGACACATGGCTTCGATTTAGCTGAGGCATGGCAATAccttgaaaaattagtgGATGATGGATATGCTAAAAATATCGGAGTATCTAACTTCGCTAAGGAAGACCTTGAGgttattttgaatagtaAACCTAAGTACAAACCGGTGATTAACCAGATTGAGTACAATGCATACTTGCAGAATCAAACACCAGGTATTGTGGAATTTTCTAAGTCTAATGATATCTTGGTTACAGCTTATTCACCATTGGGCCCACTTTTGAAAGGTAAGCCAGGTCCTATCGATGACTACGTTAACAAATTGGCTTCAAAGTATGACAAGACTGATAGTCAAATTTTGCTTAGAAGTGTTTTGCAAAACGGTATTTTACCAATCACAACGTCTAGCAAGAAGGAGAGAATCAAGGCCAGtttggaaatttttgattttgaattaacTAAGGATGAGGTCAGCGAAATCAACAAGCTCGGTGAACAGAAGACATTAAGACAATACTGGACTAAAGAATATTCCAAGTATGATTAG
- a CDS encoding DEHA2D09856p (similar to CA2150|IPF19940 Candida albicans IPF19940) yields MSSLTASSSQSSNRIALAPIRDSRLNINSPLSSKNKRSYTSSLVDVVGPSTPSDSLKRQKVLPVQSQTLRATKSVSFSDFRFGSTPPKSTSLTSKPLVTSSTNATAGLAATKLKLKLQLAFYKLQHKSNSINNNNKSGNEYIDATKSQTQTNTSFDSSDLLTKSTIPPVDRKSHLPTPPKSTGYSSSANMNLQTKTKIVQNPSNHAKISSYKYTKKPSLSAIAYDKNVSNFKNTQNLRLFSVKRGSQYYHDVSKVPLIPSDVTKSNKTHAVRANSEIIPRTTVTSDGSMIRLPKPLMCKVNMESSNLRSSTNPVTLKSMSLPPINKILKTPMKKSSSTRNLVNGYLQNQNRNQPRTSTNTKQEDVNQTILNTDETIDEDDDGPLRESTCNSIKVSKKDNNNILSSSPIRNSQNTFGTPNSFSVAKSLLQLGSGFYS; encoded by the coding sequence ATGTCGTCACTCACTGCGTCATCTTCCCAAAGCTCCAACAGAATTGCATTAGCACCAATTAGAGATTCACGTCTAAACATCAATTCTCCGTTGAGTCTGAAAAATAAGCGGTCATATACATCTTCATTGGTTGACGTTGTGGGGCCTTCGACACCTTCTGACTCGTTGAAGAGACAGAAGGTGTTGCCGGTTCAGTCACAGACATTACGGGCCACCAAGAGTGTCAGCTTTTCTGACTTTAGATTTGGGTCCACTCCGCCAAAGTCTACCAGTTTAACAAGCAAACCATTAGTGACTAGCAGCACAAATGCCACCGCAGGTCTTGCAGCCACCAAGTTGAAACTCAAACTACAATTAGCATTCTATAAACTCCAACATAAATCAAACAGcattaataacaataacaagTCTGGTAATGAATACATAGACGCTACCAAAAGTCAAACCCAAACCAACACGTCATTCGACTCTTCTGATTTATTGACCAAATCCACTATTCCTCCTGTTGACAGAAAGTCACATTTACCTACGCCCCCTAAGCTGACCGGCTATTCGTCTTCTGCAAACATGAACTTGCAAACCAAAACAAAGATTGTTCAAAATCCTTCCAATCATGCAAAGATATCTTCTTACAAATACACAAAGAAGCCTTCTCTTTCTGCCATTGCATACGACAAGAACGTCAGTAACTTCAAGAACACTCAGAATTTACGGTTGTTCTCCGTCAAAAGGGGTTCCCAGTATTATCACGATGTATCAAAGGTGCCTTTGATTCCAAGTGACGTTACTAAGTCAAACAAAACACACGCAGTAAGAGCAAATTCAGAAATCATACCACGTACGACGGTCACTTCCGATGGATCAATGATCAGGTTACCAAAACCTCTTATGTGCAAGGTTAATATGGAGAGTTCTAACTTGAGATCCCTGACAAACCCTGTGACCTTAAAATCAATGTCATTGCCtccaattaataaaatattgaagacacctatgaagaaatcatcATCCACTAGAAATTTAGTAAATGGCTACTTACAAAACCAGAACAGAAATCAACCACGAACCCTGACCAATACTAAGCAAGAAGATGTTAATCAAACCATTCTCAACACTGACGAAACCAtcgatgaagatgatgatggGCCATTGAGAGAATCGACATGTAACTCAATTAAAGTATCCAAAAAAgataacaataatattttaagcTCATCTCCTATTAGAAATTCCCAAAATACCTTTGGAACTCCAAATTCGTTCAGTGTTGCGAAATCTTTGTTACAATTAGGTTCTGGTTTCTACAGTTAA
- a CDS encoding DEHA2D09878p (no similarity) gives MSWRVYSRDILTGGQHVTQVIKLLTGKKLSVSYFFDDIIDYVKINTERDIKNDFDDNYFNEIYVILEDKIRLNSFTEPLVEYT, from the coding sequence ATGAGCTGGAGGGTATACTCTAGAGATATACTTACTGGTGGACAGCATGTGACACAGGTAATTAAGCTATTAACTGGTAAGAAATTATctgtttcatatttttttgatgatataatagattatgtgaaaataaatactgAAAGAGATATtaagaatgattttgatgataactattttaatgaaatatacGTAATTTTAGAAGATAAAATAAGATTAAATAGCTTTACTGAACCACTTGTTGAATATACATAG
- a CDS encoding DEHA2D09900p (similar to uniprot|P40344 Saccharomyces cerevisiae YNR007C ATG3 Protein involved in autophagy): MLRSKLSSLREYLTPIRHTSDFTTTGEISPEEFVEAGDYLVYKFPTWQWSSAPDKLKKDFLPPDKQYLITKHVSSYQRAVTYLGIKSDLDEDEEELEDGWVKSHKINNDPSRLKTDASGENSGGNTNDNDDTNEINDIDELIDENAEEQSSEDENDFEELVETNANSNLRKYDLYITYSTSYRVPKMYLVGFNSNGIPLLPKQMFEDISGDYRDKTATIETLPVSYNTMSVSIHPCKHSSVMKVLMAHAAASKKRENPADLTDLAEQTGSLNLKDKVPGRDFGEDVDIEENVPGIRVDQYLIIFLKFIASVTPGIEYDYTMDAL; the protein is encoded by the coding sequence atgtTAAGATCCAAGCTATCATCTTTGAGGGAGTACTTGACTCCCATAAGACATACATCTGATTTCACCACCACAGGCGAAATATCGCCCGAAGAGTTTGTAGAAGCTGGGGACTACTTGGTGTACAAATTCCCGACCTGGCAATGGAGCTCAGCACCCGATAAGTTGAAGAAGGACTTCTTACCTCCAGACAAACAATATCTTATTACCAAGCATGTATCTTCATACCAGAGGGCTGTTACGTATTTGGGGATCAAAAGCGACTTagatgaggatgaagaagagTTGGAGGATGGATGGGTTAAATCACATAAAATCAACAACGATCCATCCCGGTTGAAGACTGATGCACTGGGAGAGAATTCAGGCGGTAATACGAATGATAACGATGAtactaatgaaattaatgatattgatgaattaatcGATGAGAATGCGGAGGAACAGAGCTCGGAAGATGAGAAcgattttgaagaattggttGAAACCAATGCAAACAGCAATTTGCGGAAGTACGATTTGTATATCACGTACTCCACTTCTTACAGGGTTCCCAAGATGTATCTTGTGGGATTCAATTCTAACGGGATCCCATTGCTCCCTAAACAGATGTTCGAAGACATTTCGGGCGATTATAGAGACAAGACTGCAACAATAGAGACCTTGCCTGTCTCTTATAACACTATGTCGGTATCGATCCATCCATGTAAGCATTCGTCTGTCATGAAAGTTTTGATGGCTCACGCAGCGGCATCGAAGAAGAGGGAAAATCCAGCAGATTTAACAGACCTAGCAGAACAAACAGGATCGttaaatttaaaagatAAAGTCCCTGGTAGAGATTTTGGCGAGGACGTCGACATCGAAGAAAATGTTCCTGGTATAAGAGttgatcaatatttaatcattttcttgaaatttattGCAAGTGTCACTCCCGGTATCGAATATGACTACACTATGGATGCGTTATGA
- a CDS encoding DEHA2D09922p (similar to uniprot|P40345 Saccharomyces cerevisiae YNR008W LRO1 Phospholipiddiacylglycerol Acyltransferase), with protein sequence MTKPTKRRDKNSKHEDEYVAETTSRTSALDSSDTVLTETHSVKRRRSLSHKQPHSHEGDKKEDTKKEDTKNEKVKKKMFESRRVIFIMGTVIGLIVAGFFGATSNPSMKAELDRLVSFDSVSGLLDDWKEALPSGLQSILSDIDSSGNEDPLYGSAESFSVGRRMASNHNLTSKHSVVMVPGVISTGIESWSLEQPADCPSVNHFRKRLWGSFYMLRTMILDKACWLKYIMLDPETGLDPPKIKLRAAQGFEAADFFVAGYWIWNKILQNLAVIGYNPNNMISASYDWRLAYLDLEKRDAYFSKLKAQIEMTKGVSGEKSVLVGHSMGSQVIYYFLKWAEASGEYYGNGGSKWCNDNIAAVVDISGSTLGAPKTIPALISGEMRDTVQLNALAVYGLEKFFSRKERVDMLRTFGGVPSMLPKGGEVIWGNSTHAPDDPSNTLMTPLSSNETLPEGPKGETFGTFIRLDGTSKKNLTMDESIDYLLERSPDWFSNRVKEQYSFGIARTKKELKRNNQDHSKWSNPLEAALPNAPDMKMFCFYGIGKPTERAYYYHDADPTVKLDHTINSEVENPVLLGDGDGTVSLLTHTMCHEWQKGSKSRYNPGNMSVTIVEIKHEPDRFDIRGGAKTADHVDILGSAELNELVLKVAAGKGDVIESRYVSRLREIVAEMDI encoded by the coding sequence ATGACTAAGCCAACTAAGAGAAGAGATAAGAATTCGAAACatgaagatgaatatgTGGCTGAAACAACAAGTAGGACAAGTGCATTAGATTCAAGTGACACCGTTTTGACTGAAACGCATAGTGTtaagagaagaagatcaTTATCACATAAGCAGCCCCATTCACACGAAGGTGATAAGAAGGAGGATACTAAGAAGGAGGATACTAAGAATGAGAAGgttaagaagaagatgttTGAATCTAGAAGAGTGATTTTTATTATGGGAACAGTTATTGGGTTGATTGTAGCCGGCTTTTTTGGGGCGACATCGAATCCAAGTATGAAGGCGGAACTTGACAGGTTGGTAAGTTTTGATTCTGTTAGTGGATTGTTAGATGATTGGAAAGAAGCTTTGCCTTCAGGATTGCAATCTATCTTGAGTGATATTGATAGTTCTGGAAATGAAGATCCTTTGTATGGTTCGGCAGAATCTTTTTCAGTCGGTAGAAGAATGGCTTCCAACCATAACTTAACAAGTAAACATAGCGTTGTTATGGTCCCAGGGGTCATCTCCACTGGAATTGAATCTTGGAGTTTAGAACAACCTGCTGATTGTCCTTCTGTGAATCATTTCCGTAAAAGATTATGGGGATCGTTTTATATGTTAAGAACTATGATCTTGGATAAAGCATGTTGgttaaaatatataatgcTCGATCCTGAAACAGGTTTAGATCCTCCCAAGATTAAATTAAGGGCAGCCCAAGGGTTTGAGGCGGCAGATTTCTTTGTAGCAGGATACTGGATTTGGAACAAGATATTACAAAACCTTGCCGTTATCGGATATAACCCAAATAATATGATCAGTGCTTCATACGATTGGAGATTGGCATATTTAGATTTGGAAAAAAGAGATGCTtatttttctaaattaaaAGCACAAATTGAGATGACTAAAGGTGTAAGTGGCGAAAAGTCAGTTTTAGTTGGTCATTCAATGGGATCCCAAGTTATTTATTACTTTTTAAAATGGGCAGAAGCATCTGGTGAATATTATGGTAATGGTGGCTCAAAATGGTGTAATGATAATATCGCTGCAGTTGTGGATATTTCTGGTAGTACCTTGGGTGCCCCTAAGACTATTCCAGCATTAATCTCAGGTGAAATGAGAGATACAGTGCAATTGAATGCGTTGGCAGTCTATGGAttagaaaaattcttcagtCGTAAGGAAAGAGTTGATATGTTAAGAACATTCGGCGGTGTTCCAAGTATGTTACCAAAAGGGGGTGAAGTTATCTGGGGTAATTCTACACATGCTCCAGATGATCCTTCCAACACGTTGATGACACCATTGAGCTCTAATGAAACTCTCCCTGAAGGTCCTAAGGGAGAAACATTTGGTACATTTATCAGACTTGACGGAACTTCGAAAAAGAACTTAACCATGGATGAAAgtattgattatttacTCGAAAGATCCCCAGACTGGTTTAGTAATAGAGTAAAAGAGCAATATTCTTTCGGTATTGCTAGAACTAAGAAGGAGTTAAAACGTAATAACCAGGACCATCTGAAATGGTCTAACCCATTAGAGGCAGCTTTGCCAAATGCTCCTGATATGAAAATGTTTTGTTTCTACGGTATCGGAAAGCCAACTGAAAGAGCATATTACTATCACGATGCTGATCCAACTGTTAAACTAGACCATACTATAAATTCTGAAGTCGAAAATCCAGTCTTACTAGGCGATGGTGATGGTACCGTATCTTTATTGACTCATACAATGTGCCACGAATGGCAAAAAGGAAGCAAATCAAGATATAACCCAGGTAATATGTCTGTAACTATCGTTGAAATTAAACATGAACCCGATAGATTTGATATTAGAGGTGGTGCTAAAACCGCTGATCATGTTGACATCTTGGGTTCGGCTGAGCTTAATGAATTAGTTTTAAAAGTTGCAGCTGGAAAGGGCGATGTAATTGAAAGCAGATATGTTAGTAGATTACGTGAAATAGTTGCTGAGATGGATATTTAG
- a CDS encoding DEHA2D09944p (some similarities with CA0477|IPF13839 Candida albicans IPF13839), with protein sequence MNENARNNNEYTSNENEVQFFNIDHESADQNDVMNLSVDLSSLENHTAHVGENPYNGNNNDLNTPGNEDLHQQIRHNFVNKEEEYQAIQAVARVQRDGQLPNTDSINKDDATLKNVTISDDRLTRQLDPKRYCRFCKKHFSHQGSYGRHLDLKKGDELHPVEEIAKIRSKVIRRNGFLDNERIEARKSKKKVASRIYNKRENVKEKNKIRRKLRDREIKAKLLTNEWYLNQLGNGSAKHGLPTFAKIVCLYLPVRSWPAGSPPAEEAFDDLISISANHSSMLLEEVKDSYTIWQSYSVEKRRDLWFAEQKKTLEESLGNLSLIDLQQRNQIMDKQKKDTFEDLCKSDNLITSNTRSYQEDVNFIDSNESEDNDTDNPIAHASFQPDGTNYFENH encoded by the coding sequence atgaatgaaaatgcTAGAAATAACAACGAATATACaagtaatgaaaatgaagtacaattctttaatattgaCCATGAAAGTGCTGACCAAAATGATGTTATGAATCTATCCGTGGATCTATCATCATTAGAAAATCACACCGCTCATGTAGGAGAAAACCCATACAatggaaataataatgatctAAATACTCCAGGAAATGAAGACTTGCATCAGCAAATACGACATAACTTTGTAAACAAAGAGGAGGAATATCAGGCAATACAGGCGGTAGCAAGAGTTCAGCGTGATGGACAGTTGCCTAACACAGACAGTATAAATAAGGATGATGCAACCCTTAAAAATGTTACTATAAGTGACGATCGTCTTACAAGGCAGTTGGACCCTAAAAGATACTGCAGATTTTGTAAAAAACACTTTTCACATCAAGGATCTTATGGAAGACACttagatttgaaaaagggCGATGAACTACACCCGGTGGAAGAAATCGCCAAGATAAGGAGCAAAGTCATTCGTAGGAATGGCTTCTTGGATAATGAGAGAATAGAAGCTCgaaaatcaaagaaaaaagtgGCCTCTAGAATATATAACAAACGTGAAAATGTCAAGGagaagaataaaattaGGAGGAAACTAAGAGACAGAGAAATCAAGGCCAAATTATTGACTAATGAATGGTATTTGAACCAATTGGGTAACGGCTCTGCAAAACATGGATTGCCCACTTTTGCTAAGATAGTGTGTTTGTATTTACCAGTGAGAAGCTGGCCCGCTGGTTCTCCTCCAGCCGAGGAGGCATTTGATGatctaatttcaatatccgCAAATCATAGCAGTATGTTATTGGAGGAAGTAAAGGATTCTTACACAATATGGCAGAGTTATTCAGTCGAAAAGAGGCGTGATCTTTGGTTTGCTGAACAAAAAAAGACGTTAGAAGAGTCCCTAGGAAACCTCTCTCTAATAGACTTACAGCAAAGGAACCAAATAATGGATAAACAGAAGAAAGACACCTTCGAGGACTTATGCAAACTGGATAATTTAATAACCTCAAATACACGAAGTTACCAAGAAGATGTTAATTTTATCGATTCGAACGAGagtgaagataatgatacAGATAATCCCATTGCACACGCTTCTTTCCAACCTGACGGTActaattattttgaaaatcatTAG
- a CDS encoding DEHA2D09966p (similar to uniprot|Q06440 Saccharomyces cerevisiae YLR429W CRN1 a coronin that promotes actin polymerization and crosslinking to microtubules), whose amino-acid sequence MSGKFVRASKYRHVFGQATKKELCYENLKITKNAWDSNIIDSNGKYLSVNWDSSGGGAFAVIPLSEVGKAPDTVPLFRGHKGPVLDTQFNPFNQQQIVSCSDDGKICLWEIPEDYSFHKYLDESDNIKDITEPIKVLSGHTRKVGHVEFHPCAENVLASCSMDYTVKIWNLETGKDEITLQHKDLVTSLAFNYNGSLLATTSRDKKIRIWDIRSGKILSEGPGHTGAKPSRVVWLGNTDRIITTGFSRLSDRQVGIWDVNNIEAGSIDGFLVIDASSGVLIPVFDESNNILYLAGKGDGNIRYYEYDNDILHELSQFSSTDPQRGFAISPKFSVNVKENEVLKSFKTVNDNSIEPISFIVPRRSELFQSDIYPDCPSQDPALTAQEFFDGKECNGPLLMSMESLYEGTKPSIRESGASISVSSVKEEAAVAKKEEKQAKEKELKAKKESTEEVKPAEKTKDNKEFTPESSQTPKNVDELLKSSDDVNNLINKVNDESDDEGKQKGEEKDDDWEEVKKPESPLSKSTVDLKKEEAKKENAKKEEAKKEEAKKEQAKKEEAKKEEAKKEEAKKEQAKKEEAKKEEAKKEEAKKEEAKKEEAKKEEAKKEESTPSTSTANTSKTTTSGGPTLKGTVEKLATLVEKLEAQVVKLTDAGLEKDAKLSSLEEKINELLKK is encoded by the exons atgaG TGGAAAGTTTGTTAGGGCATCTAAATATCGTCACGTATTTGGACAGGCAACTAAAAAAGAGTTATGTTACGAAAACTTGAAGATTACAAAGAATGCCTGGGATTccaatattattgattcgAATGGGAAATACTTATCCGTTAACTGGGATTCTTCAGGAGGTGGTGCGTTTGCTGTTATTCCTTTGAGCGAAGTCGGAAAGGCACCAGATACCGTTCCATTATTTAGAGGCCACAAAGGACCAGTATTAGATACACAGTTCAATCCATTCAACCAACAACAAATTGTCAGTTGTTCAGATGATGGTAAGATTTGTTTGTGGGAAATCCCCGAAGATTATTCATTCCACAAGTACTTAGATGAATCTGATAATATTAAGGATATCACTGAGCCAATCAAGGTTCTTTCGGGCCATACTAGAAAGGTGGGACATGTCGAGTTCCATCCGTGTGCTGAAAATGTTTTAGCATCTTGCTCTATGGATTATACCGTtaaaatttggaatttaGAAACCGGTAAGGATGAAATTACATTACAACATAAAGACTTGGTTACTTCGTTAGCATTCAACTATAATGGTTCTTTATTGGCTACTACCTCGAGagataaaaaaataagaatcTGGGATATTAGATCAGGGAAGATCTTATCTGAAGGACCAGGTCACACAGGTGCTAAGCCTTCAAGAGTTGTCTGGTTAGGTAATACTGATAGAATTATCACTACCGGTTTTTCCAGATTATCTGATCGTCAAGTTGGTATTTGGGATGTGAATAACATTGAAGCAGGTCTGATTGACGGGTTTCTTGTTATTGATGCATCTTCGGGAGTATTGATTCCTGTTTTCgatgaatcaaataatattttatactTAGCTGGTAAAGGTGATGGTAATATTCGTTATTATGAATATGACAATGATATTTTACATGAATTATCGCAATTCTCGTCTACTGACCCTCAAAGGGGGTTTGCCATTTcaccaaaattttcagtTAATGTAAAGGAGAATGAAGTCCTTAAATCCTTTAAGACTGTTAATGACAATTCTATTGAACCGATATCATTTATTGTTCCTAGAAGATCAGAATTGTTTCAACTGGATATTTATCCAGACTGTCCTTCTCAAGACCCAGCTTTAACTGCACAAGAATTTTTCGATGGTAAGGAATGTAATGGACCGTTATTAATGAGTATGGAATCATTGTATGAGGGCACTAAACCATCCATCAGAGAATCAGGCGCTTCGATAAGTGTCTCTTCagttaaagaagaagcagcTGTAGCCAAGAAAGAGGAGAAACAAGCAAaggaaaaagaattaaaagCGAAGAAGGAATCAACAGAAGAGGTTAAACCGGCGGAAAAGACCAAAGATAATAAGGAATTTACTCCTGAATCATCTCAAACCCCAAAGAATGTTGATGAGTTGTTGAAATCATCAGATGatgttaataatttgatcaataaGGTAAATGATGAATCGGATGATGAAGGAAAACAAAAAGGAGAAGAGAAAGATGATGACTGGGAAGAAGTGAAGAAGCCAGAATCGCCTTTGTCTAAATCTACTGTTGACCtcaagaaggaagaagccaagaaggaaaatgccaagaaggaagaagctaagaaggaagaagctAAGAAGGAACAAGctaagaaggaagaagctaagaaggaagaagctaagaaggaagaagctAAGAAGGAACAAGctaagaaggaagaagctaagaaggaagaagctaagaaggaagaagctaagaaggaagaagctaagaaggaagaagccaagaaggaagaagcCAAGAAGGAAGAATCTACTCCGTCTACTTCCACAGCAAACACTTCTAAGACTACTACTAGCGGTGGCCCTACATTAAAAGGAACAGTTGAAAAACTTGCTACATTAGTAGAAAAGTTAGAAGCTCAAGTCGTTAAATTAACCGACGCAGGTTTAGAaaaagatgcaaaattGTCTTCTctagaagaaaagattaaCGAGTTACTTAAGAAATAG